One Aquarana catesbeiana isolate 2022-GZ linkage group LG04, ASM4218655v1, whole genome shotgun sequence genomic region harbors:
- the LOC141140287 gene encoding trace amine-associated receptor 1-like yields MQLQYCFETINKSCEKHCWPNSIRIPMYVFMVSTILATMAGNLAVIISIAHFKQLHSPTNYLILSMATVDFLLGCLVMPYSMVRSVENCWYFGDIFCKIHTGTDIMLSTASIFHLSFISVDRYYAVCNPLRYKSKINKFTVLVMILTSWVIPAIFAFGMIFLELNIKGSEMIFYNEVYCIGGCFVFFSETSGIIASILSFFIPGVIMICIYGKIYIIARRQARLIKDGTSQIQFHTNFVKSNTSRCRERKAAKTLGTIMGVFLICWSPFFFSTAISPFTDYNIPSIVIDAFVWVGYLNSTFNPMVYAFFYMWFRRALKIILFGKVFQTDSSRTVLYLE; encoded by the coding sequence ATGCAATTACAATACTGTTTTGAAACAATCAATAAATCATGTGAAAAGCACTGTTGGCCCAACAGCATAAGGATTCCAATGTATGTTTTTATGGTAAGCACTATCTTGGCAACAATGGCTGGAAACCTTGCTGTTATCATCTCCATTGCTCATTTTAAACAACTCCATTCTCCAACTAATTACTTAATTCTTTCCATGGCCACTGTGGACTTTCTATTAGGATGCCTTGTTATGCCGTACAGTATGGTGAGATCAGTGGAGAATTGCTGGTATTTTGGGGACATTTTTTGTAAAATCCATACAGGAACAGACATAATGCTCAGTACAGCATCAATATTCCACCTCTCCTTTATATCTGTGGACAGATATTATGCAGTATGCAATCCTTTGCGCTACAAgtcaaaaataaacaaatttacTGTTCTTGTCATGATTTTAACAAGCTGGGTTATCCCTGCTATTTTTGCATTTGGCATGATCTTTCTTGAGTTGAATATAAAAGGTTCGGAAATGATTTTTTATAATGAAGTCTACTGTATTGGAGGTTGCTTTGTATTTTTTAGCGAAACATCAGGAATTATTGCATCTATACTTTCATTCTTTATTCCTGGAGTTATTATGATCTGCATATATGGAAAGATATACATTATTGCCAGGAGACAAGCAAGATTAATAAAAGATGGAACTAGTCAGATACAATTCCACACAAATTTTGTAAAGTCAAATACATCAAGATGCAGAGAAAGAAAAGCAGCCAAGACTCTGGGTACAATAATGGGGGTGTTCTTAATTTGTTGGTCACCTTTCTTTTTCAGCACAGCTATAAGCCCATTTACAGATTATAACATCCCCTCCATTGTTATTGATGCATTTGTATGGGTTGGCTACTTAAATTCTACTTTTAACCCCATGGTCTATGCCTTCTTCTATATGTGGTTCCGAAGAGCACTAAAGATTATTCTGTTCGGAAAGGTTTTTCAAACTGATTCTTCAAGAACTGTTTTGTATCTGGAATGA